From Arcobacter sp. CECT 8986, a single genomic window includes:
- a CDS encoding response regulator transcription factor, translating into MSNLKILILEDNTIVGFDIKRSVETLGYEVTKCVTNYDEALSAQRENPADIAIMDIDLGRYSKDGIETAKDIQQIKFTPIIFLTAFSDNETMQKAINGDFIATYITKPYNRESIAPAILVAKSRLKNVDILCNNIITLKNNYIFDQSKELLYYEDEPIKLSKQERKLFSLLISAKGNIVDFENIEYTLWPDGPVSDSSLRTLLYRIRNKVDAEIIETVQSFGCRVNIK; encoded by the coding sequence ATGAGTAATTTAAAAATATTAATTTTAGAAGATAATACAATTGTTGGATTTGATATAAAAAGAAGTGTTGAAACACTTGGATATGAAGTTACAAAATGTGTAACTAATTATGATGAAGCACTAAGTGCTCAAAGAGAAAATCCTGCAGATATTGCTATAATGGATATTGATTTAGGAAGATATAGTAAAGATGGTATTGAAACAGCAAAAGATATACAACAAATAAAATTTACTCCTATTATATTTTTAACTGCTTTTTCAGATAATGAAACAATGCAAAAAGCAATAAATGGAGATTTTATTGCTACTTATATTACAAAACCTTACAACAGAGAATCAATTGCTCCTGCTATTTTAGTAGCAAAATCAAGACTAAAAAATGTAGATATATTATGTAATAATATTATAACTCTTAAAAATAATTATATTTTTGATCAAAGTAAAGAACTTTTATATTATGAAGATGAACCAATAAAATTAAGTAAACAAGAACGAAAACTTTTCTCACTTCTAATCTCAGCAAAAGGAAATATTGTTGATTTTGAAAATATAGAATATACTCTTTGGCCAGATGGTCCAGTATCAGATAGTTCATTAAGAACTTTACTTTATAGAATTAGAAATAAAGTAGATGCAGAAATAATAGAAACTGTTCAATCCTTTGGATGTAGAGTAAATATAAAATAA
- a CDS encoding 7TM diverse intracellular signaling domain-containing protein encodes MYTKKILFLLLLLSTYLNANGLSIKKDTSFNDILPSSQIYIDKTKQLSMNEVKNKKFKNINEKSLGYGYSPNFNVWIKFTLKNETNTTIRKILEYDNALTTNIYLYDNNKLIEKEGLSHLSEQRRSINPIFEIVLKPNTKKTYYIQASSYITTLIIKLNLWNSESFYEKEIQHQVILALFFGGMSILGFYNLFIFFFTKDRSYLYYVLYIFGIMVHHLMYSGVTNIYFLPHNWVMPFIHYATYIVGFPALALALFTKSFLNIKKYKIINKTLNIYLVLFPFLLSLFFITDSFNKYRNIFSVILLVYLVIITVYTSFKRNRQAYFVLFGWFIFLTAGMFMYLSSIGIFNVFINFPYFIEISLMIEAIVFSIALADRIKVLQKEKQEAQYKLILQQKDEQKRLQIKVNEKTRDLKKALDEKGLLLKELNHRVKNNMQTIVSLIRLQSDDIKDDKLKDVLKTIQNRIKAMGHLHELLYKQDNLGDVDTYKYFDILIQEVMQSYNCKNVKIDLKVQTNLKIEEAIYCGLIVNELISNSFKYAFDDTKQGEINIKLCKNQNEYTLIVEDNGKGYDSAKPTNSLGLMLINTLACNQLKGNISIDSQNRVSVKINWRDNE; translated from the coding sequence ATGTACACAAAAAAAATTCTTTTTTTACTCTTATTATTATCAACATATTTAAATGCAAATGGCTTATCAATAAAAAAAGATACCTCTTTTAATGATATTCTTCCTTCAAGCCAAATATATATTGATAAAACTAAACAATTATCAATGAATGAAGTTAAAAATAAAAAGTTTAAAAATATAAATGAAAAATCTTTAGGTTATGGATACTCACCAAACTTTAATGTCTGGATAAAATTCACCCTAAAAAATGAAACAAATACGACAATTAGAAAAATTTTAGAGTATGATAATGCATTAACTACAAATATATATCTATATGACAATAATAAACTTATTGAAAAAGAGGGATTATCTCACCTAAGTGAACAAAGAAGAAGTATAAATCCAATTTTTGAAATAGTTTTAAAACCAAATACAAAAAAGACTTATTATATACAAGCATCTTCTTATATTACTACTTTGATTATAAAGTTAAATTTATGGAATAGTGAAAGTTTTTATGAAAAAGAGATACAACACCAAGTTATATTAGCACTATTTTTTGGAGGAATGTCAATACTTGGATTTTATAATCTATTTATATTCTTTTTTACAAAAGATAGAAGCTATTTATATTATGTACTTTATATTTTTGGAATTATGGTTCATCACTTAATGTATTCAGGTGTTACAAATATATATTTTTTACCACATAACTGGGTTATGCCATTTATTCATTATGCAACATATATTGTAGGATTTCCAGCACTTGCACTTGCTCTTTTTACAAAGAGTTTTTTAAATATAAAAAAATATAAAATAATAAATAAAACACTAAATATATATTTAGTTTTATTTCCTTTCTTATTAAGTCTATTTTTTATTACAGATAGTTTTAATAAATATAGAAATATTTTCTCTGTAATTTTATTGGTTTATCTAGTTATTATTACAGTTTATACAAGTTTTAAAAGAAATAGACAAGCATACTTTGTTCTATTTGGATGGTTTATCTTTTTAACAGCTGGAATGTTTATGTACCTATCAAGTATAGGGATTTTTAATGTATTTATTAACTTTCCATACTTTATAGAAATTTCACTTATGATTGAAGCAATTGTTTTTTCTATTGCCTTAGCAGATAGAATAAAAGTATTACAAAAAGAGAAACAAGAAGCACAATATAAATTAATTTTACAACAAAAAGATGAACAAAAAAGACTTCAAATAAAAGTAAATGAAAAAACAAGAGATTTGAAAAAAGCCTTAGATGAAAAAGGACTTTTATTAAAAGAGTTAAATCACAGAGTTAAAAATAATATGCAAACAATAGTATCTTTAATAAGACTGCAAAGTGATGACATAAAAGATGACAAATTAAAAGATGTATTAAAAACAATTCAAAATAGAATTAAAGCTATGGGACATCTACATGAATTACTTTACAAACAAGATAATTTAGGAGATGTTGATACATATAAATATTTTGATATTTTAATTCAAGAAGTAATGCAAAGTTATAATTGCAAAAATGTAAAAATTGATTTAAAAGTACAAACAAATCTAAAAATAGAAGAGGCTATTTATTGTGGTCTTATAGTAAATGAACTAATATCAAACTCTTTTAAATATGCATTTGATGATACAAAACAAGGTGAGATAAATATAAAACTTTGTAAAAATCAAAATGAATATACATTGATTGTTGAAGATAATGGTAAAGGCTATGATTCTGCAAAACCTACAAATTCACTGGGTTTAATGCTAATAAATACACTTGCTTGTAACCAATTAAAAGGAAATATTAGCATAGATAGTCAAAATAGAGTTTCTGTTAAGATAAATTGGAGAGATAATGAGTAA
- a CDS encoding N-acyl amino acid synthase FeeM domain-containing protein codes for MFNINTNNSVEQLQSLLNSTITKSLDYMPKSFNDEQLKAFDVFKKRVYLEEIIEKSVSFNKALNFETENKNLYIVKSVEELVNIFKLRSEIYTRLNYNNEFPEIIEGLNFDKYDVNSAIIYNKTDKTITGTCRLIFDSEKKLPIEEKLNLDYIRDEYKSIAEVSRLTIKHQKEGLSLDFKNLTQGIYSILKQNNQNATISVISKEHFKLYSKFGGFNIEKELNSYGHLNKTFVITSWDISKISKFFHKAFLK; via the coding sequence ATGTTTAATATAAACACAAACAACTCAGTAGAACAGTTACAGTCACTTTTAAATAGTACAATTACTAAATCGCTAGATTATATGCCAAAAAGCTTTAATGATGAGCAATTAAAAGCATTTGATGTATTCAAAAAAAGAGTATATTTAGAAGAGATAATAGAAAAGAGTGTCTCTTTTAATAAAGCACTAAATTTTGAAACAGAAAACAAGAATTTATACATTGTGAAAAGTGTAGAAGAATTGGTTAATATATTTAAACTAAGAAGTGAAATATACACTAGATTAAATTATAATAATGAATTTCCAGAAATAATAGAGGGTCTTAACTTTGATAAATATGATGTAAATTCGGCAATTATTTATAACAAAACAGATAAAACAATTACAGGTACTTGTAGACTTATTTTTGATTCAGAAAAAAAACTACCAATAGAAGAGAAACTAAATCTTGATTATATAAGAGATGAATACAAATCAATTGCAGAGGTATCTAGATTAACAATAAAACATCAAAAAGAAGGATTAAGTCTTGATTTTAAAAATCTTACTCAAGGAATTTACTCAATATTAAAACAAAATAATCAAAATGCAACAATTTCAGTGATAAGTAAAGAGCATTTTAAATTATATTCTAAATTTGGAGGATTTAATATAGAAAAAGAGTTAAACTCCTATGGACATTTAAATAAAACATTTGTAATAACATCTTGGGATATATCTAAAATTTCAAAGTTTTTCCATAAAGCTTTTTTAAAGTAG